A single Hippocampus zosterae strain Florida chromosome 17, ASM2543408v3, whole genome shotgun sequence DNA region contains:
- the apol gene encoding uncharacterized protein apol has translation MHETRNALKEALTCYASATLCDMSTVSHFCKGMTEWRLQRETEINTIKDIIIRAELKLGRNILMYVKNKMAAENSQTALEAGLESVLKDILLGLEELEAFGMALERLATTSSLVFRDEVVKLPQGLCCWDVAVTVAAARRACPLAAELKQDAKVVFLPQLDNAAVLAYLLDKHVQTAQQMCLLMHKSKVNVVPKTGLDVRVELPMELSSEDTQRMLGHIQKCDQIRNDADFRLVFLLQEDVCHRFLSEFSQRQPRMLELLDQLDQNIEELVWKNRAVKISSVASSSVGVVSGALSIAGLALIPLTAGTSLSLSMTGLGLGLASWANCAITSIVDYKLEQKSMKKISEVTENFIEDARCLDDIASEPRQLDAAVSEVLCEVPEVRKVGSVADANNSVKTTKRSKEVATRVGKVVAVGGKALRNVHRAVADVRNMGNTALKGSVAVSRTARAGLIPFNGIFIAIDIIIICTNSVALSKGCETKVSRFLRARSALWRAEMECWQRMHDSLTRGLAGFEGNQAVLEVPFYRDDKRDDKQRCITQ, from the exons ATGCACGAAACCAG GAATGCTCTGAAAGAGGCCTTGACCTGCTACGCctcggccaccctgtgtgacaTGTCGACGGTGAGTCACTTCTGCAAAGGTATGACCGAGTGGCGGCTGCAACGCGAGACCGAAATCAACACCATCAAAGACATCATCATCCGAGCAGAGCTGAAGCTGGGCAGGAACATCCTGATGTACGTGAAGAACAAGATGGCTGCGGAGAACAGCCAAACTGCGCTAGAGGCGGGACTAGAATCAGTACTAAAGGACATCTTGCTCGGCTTGGAAGAACTGGAAGCCTTCGGGATGGCGCTGGAGAGGCTAGCCACCACCTCATCGCTCGTTTTCCGGGACGAGGTGGTGAAACTTCCACAGGGGCTTTGCTGCTGGGATGTGGCAGTCACCGTGGCCGCGGCACGTCGGGCTTGCCCCCTTGCCGCTGAGTTGAAGCAAGACGCCAAAGTCGTCTTCTTGCCCCAGCTGGACAACGCAGCCGTGCTGGCATACCTTCTCGACAAACATGTGCAGACCGCACAACAAATGTGCCTCCTGATGCACAAAAg CAAGGTCAACGTGGTCCCCAAAACTGGGTTGGACGTGCGAGTAGAGCTCCCTATGGAATTATCTTCAGAGGACACACAGAGGATGTTAGGCCACATTCAAAAGTGTGACCAGATCAG GAATGATGCAGACTTCCGGCTGGTGTTCCTGCTACAGGAGGACGTGTGTCACCGCTTCCTGTCTGAGTTCAGCCAGCGTCAGCCAAGGATGCTTGAGCTCCTGGACCAGTTGGACCAGAACATCGAGGAGCTAGTCTGGAAGAACAGGGCGGTGAAGATTTCCAGTGTGGCGAGTAGCTCAGTGGGTGTGGTGAGCGGTGCGCTGTCAATTGCTGGGCTGGCGCTCATACCCCTCACAGCTGGAACCTCGCTGTCTCTTAGTATGACCGGACTGGGTCTTGGTCTCGCCAGCTGGGCTAATTGTGCTATCACCTCCATCGTGGACTACAAACTGGAGCAGAAGTCAATGAAGAAGATCAGTGAGGTGACTGAGAACTTCATTGAGGACGCACGGTGTCTGGACGATATCGCCAGTGAGCCTCGGCAACTGGACGCCGCTGTCAGTGAAGTTCTCTGCGAGGTGCCGGAGGTTAGAAAAGTCGGATCGGTCGCAGACGCCAACAATTCCGTGAAGACCACGAAACGCAGCAAGGAGGTGGCCACCAGGGTGGGCAAGGTGGTGGCTGTCGGTGGGAAAGCGCTTCGGAACGTCCACAGGGCCGTGGCCGACGTCCGCAACATGGGCAACACGGCCCTCAAGGGATCTGTGGCTGTGTCCCGCACGGCCAGAGCCGGACTCATTCCGTTTAATGGAATTTTCATCGCCATTGATATAATCATCATCTGCACGAACAGTGTCGCTCTGTCCAAAGGGTGTGAAACCAAAGTGTCACGCTTCCTCAGAGCCAGGAGTGCTCTGTGGCGGGCAGAGATGGAATGTTGGCAGAGAATGCATGACTCGTTGACGCGGGGACTGGCAGGGTTTGAGGGAAACCAGGCCGTCCTCGAGGTGCCGTTTTACCGTGACGACAAACGGGACGATAAGCAACGTTGCATCACTCAGTAA
- the cacng2a gene encoding calcium channel, voltage-dependent, gamma subunit 2a codes for MECGNMGLFDRGVQMLLTTVGAFAAFSLMTIAVGTDYWLYSRGVCRSKSGNDNETSKKNEEVMTHSGLWRTCCLEGNFKGMCKQIDHFPEDTDYEADPSEYFLRAVRASSIFPILSVILLFMGGLCIAASEFYKSRHNIILSAGIFFVSAGLSNIIGIIVYISANAGDPSKSDSKKNSYSYGWSFYFGALSFIMAEMVGVLAVHMFIDRHRQLRIGTRATDYLQGSAVSRVPSYRYRYRRRSRSSSRSTDPAHSRDTSPLGLKGFGALPSTEISMYTLPRDTLKSGSGAPNANAAYNSERDHNFLQVHNCIQKDAKDSTLGNAAANRRTTPV; via the exons ATGGAATGCGGAAACATGGGCCTGTTCGACCGCGGAGTGCAGATGCTGCTGACCACGGTGGGCGCCTTCGCGGCCTTCAGCCTCATGACCATCGCGGTGGGCACGGACTACTGGCTCTACTCGCGAGGGGTCTGCAGGAGCAAAAGCGGCAACGACAACGAGACCAGCAAGAAGAACGAGGAGGTCATGACGCACTCGGGGCTCTGGAGGACCTGCTGCCTAGAAG GAAACTTCAAGGGCATGTGCAAACAGATCGATCACTTCCCCGAGGACACGGATTACGAAGCTGACCCGTCCGAGTACTTCCTGC GTGCGGTCCGAGCGTCCAGCATCTTCCCCATCCTCAGCGTCATCCTGCTCTTCATGGGAGGTCTGTGCATTGCTGCCAGTGAGTTCTACAAGTCTAGACACAACATCATCCTCAGCGCAGGGATCTTCTTTGTGTCGGCAG GCCTGAGCAACATCATCGGAATCATCGTGTACATATCAGCCAACGCAGGCGACCCGTCCAAGAGTGACTCCAAGAAGAACTCGTACTCATACGGCTGGTCCTTCTACTTCGGGGCCTTGTCCTTCATCATGGCCGAGATGGTCGGCGTCCTGGCCGTGCACATGTTCATCGACCGCCACAGGCAGCTTCGGATCGGGACCCGCGCCACCGACTACCTCCAGGGCTCGGCGGTGTCCCGGGTTCCGAGCTACCGCTACCGCTACCGGCGCCGCTCGCGTTCCTCATCGCGCTCCACGGACCCGGCGCACTCGCGCGACACCTCCCCGCTTGGCCTAAAGGGCTTCGGGGCGCTGCCCTCCACCGAGATCTCCATGTATACTCTGCCCCGTGACACCCTCAAGTCTGGATCGGGGGCACCAAACGCCAATGCCGCCTACAACTCAGAGCGGGACCACAACTTCCTGCAGGTGCACAACTGCATCCAGAAGGATGCCAAAGACTCGACGCTTGGAAACGCGGCCGCTAACCGGCGCACCACCCCCGTATGA